The Streptomyces sp. NBC_00691 genome has a segment encoding these proteins:
- a CDS encoding protein kinase domain-containing protein, producing the protein MAPESGAGGGVPDSSAESWGVGGVVGDGRYRLTHRLGRGGMAEVFAAEDVRLGRTVAVKLLRADLAEDPVSKARFTREAQSVAGLNHHAIVAVYDSGEDLVAGRPVPYIVMELVEGRTIRDLLLSAEAPGPEQALIIVSGVLEALAYSHQHGIVHRDIKPANVIITHGGAVKVMDFGIARALHGAQSTMTQTGMVMGTPQYLSPEQALGKAVDHRSDLYATGCLLYELLALRPPFTGETPLSVVYQHVQDAPVPPSDVTGSVPPELDGLVMRSLAKDPDDRFQSAEEMRGLIQYGLQMLQHEGGHTGTWNTGPVEMHEGGHTPGGGMAATTAMGHPMHGETAQRPILPPMNPEDGGYDGGAGGNGGYGQDGSYGSHNGGNGRRGKIWLFAALALVAVVAGVVYAVNKAGDSGGSTGGTTPTVSTSPSTQSEEPSPSSAEPSEEPSTDSGTSDGGVTEAPWPPATTYEPTTQPPTTTPPTTEPSKTTEPTTDPTDEPTQPTDQPTDPTGTPGTGTPSNPSGGGNNSDPPPTDGAETG; encoded by the coding sequence ATGGCACCCGAATCCGGAGCAGGCGGCGGTGTGCCGGACTCGTCGGCGGAGTCCTGGGGCGTCGGTGGGGTCGTCGGCGACGGCCGCTACCGCCTGACGCACCGTCTGGGACGCGGCGGCATGGCGGAGGTCTTCGCGGCCGAGGACGTACGGCTCGGCCGTACGGTCGCGGTCAAGCTCCTGCGCGCCGATCTCGCCGAGGACCCGGTCTCCAAGGCCCGCTTCACCCGTGAGGCGCAGTCGGTCGCCGGGCTCAACCACCACGCCATCGTCGCGGTCTACGACTCCGGCGAGGACCTCGTGGCCGGCCGGCCCGTGCCGTACATCGTGATGGAGCTGGTCGAGGGCCGCACCATCCGTGACCTGCTGCTCAGCGCCGAGGCCCCCGGGCCCGAACAGGCCCTCATCATCGTCTCCGGAGTCCTGGAGGCGCTGGCCTACTCGCACCAGCACGGCATCGTGCACCGTGACATCAAGCCGGCGAACGTGATCATCACCCACGGCGGCGCCGTGAAGGTCATGGACTTCGGCATCGCCCGCGCCCTGCACGGCGCGCAGTCGACGATGACCCAGACCGGCATGGTCATGGGCACCCCGCAGTACCTCTCCCCGGAGCAGGCGCTCGGCAAGGCCGTCGACCACCGCTCCGACCTGTACGCGACGGGCTGTCTCCTCTACGAACTCCTCGCGCTGCGGCCCCCGTTCACCGGTGAGACCCCGCTGTCCGTCGTGTACCAGCACGTCCAGGACGCGCCGGTGCCGCCCTCCGACGTCACGGGGTCCGTGCCGCCGGAGCTGGACGGTCTGGTGATGCGCTCGCTGGCGAAGGACCCGGACGACCGGTTCCAGAGCGCCGAGGAGATGCGCGGCCTCATCCAGTACGGCCTGCAGATGCTCCAGCACGAGGGCGGTCACACCGGTACGTGGAACACCGGGCCGGTCGAGATGCACGAGGGCGGCCACACCCCGGGCGGCGGCATGGCCGCGACGACCGCGATGGGCCACCCCATGCACGGCGAGACCGCGCAGCGCCCGATCCTTCCCCCGATGAATCCGGAGGACGGCGGCTACGACGGCGGTGCGGGCGGGAACGGCGGCTACGGCCAGGACGGTTCGTACGGCTCGCACAACGGCGGCAACGGCCGCCGCGGCAAGATCTGGCTGTTCGCCGCGCTCGCGCTGGTCGCGGTCGTCGCCGGTGTCGTCTACGCCGTGAACAAGGCGGGCGACTCCGGTGGCAGCACGGGCGGCACCACGCCGACGGTCAGCACGTCGCCGTCGACGCAGTCCGAGGAGCCGTCACCCTCCTCCGCGGAGCCCTCCGAGGAGCCGTCCACCGACTCGGGCACGTCCGACGGGGGTGTCACGGAGGCGCCGTGGCCGCCGGCGACCACCTACGAGCCGACGACGCAGCCGCCGACCACGACCCCGCCGACGACCGAGCCGTCGAAGACGACCGAGCCGACGACGGACCCGACGGACGAGCCGACGCAGCCCACGGACCAGCCCACGGATCCCACGGGCACGCCGGGCACCGGGACGCCCAGCAATCCCTCCGGGGGCGGCAACAACTCGGACCCGCCGCCGACGGACGGCGCCGAGACCGGCTGA
- a CDS encoding protein kinase domain-containing protein, whose amino-acid sequence MSQDGAQGRYAGGSVAGGRYQLRDLLGEGGMASVYLAYDSALDRQVAIKTLHTELGREQSFRERFRREAQAVAKLSHTNIVSVFDTGEDTLDGAVMPYIVMEYVEGQPLGSVLVSDIQQYGAMPADKALKVTADVLAALEVSHEMGLVHRDIKPGNVMQTKRGVVKVMDFGIARAMQSGVTSMTQTGMVVGTPQYLSPEQALGRAVDARSDLYSVGIMLFQLLTGRLPFDADSPLAIAYAHVQEEPVAPSTVNRAVTPAMDALVARALRKNPNERFPSAAAMRDECLRVLSAGQTGAPMIVPGGPVSSGAGVGSAVFPPVGQTPPPGPHSGPHGVQHPYQPPTPQPGPYGPATPAPASSYGYPQQAPTPAPAYSAPAPQASYQQPTPAPYSPVHTPAPSPAGGGARRNTPMIVGAAVVALLAIGGLLVALNLNKDDDPNAGGTGGGTGGTETQQSQSAAPGHKGPDLTKTIDPKKCTQPTESSDDPEKFEVPNFTYKNIQSVKECIQAAGWKLMTQRPVDEATYGEGTVLEQYPPAGQDIDAKDAEFTLNISTGNPGQ is encoded by the coding sequence ATGAGCCAGGACGGCGCACAGGGCCGCTATGCGGGCGGTTCGGTCGCGGGCGGCCGGTACCAGCTGCGCGACCTTCTCGGCGAGGGCGGCATGGCGTCGGTCTACCTGGCCTACGACAGCGCACTCGACCGCCAGGTCGCCATCAAGACGCTGCACACCGAGCTCGGCCGGGAACAGTCCTTCCGCGAACGCTTCCGCCGCGAGGCGCAGGCGGTCGCGAAGCTGTCGCACACCAACATCGTCTCGGTCTTCGACACCGGCGAGGACACCCTCGACGGGGCCGTCATGCCGTACATCGTCATGGAGTACGTGGAGGGGCAGCCACTCGGCTCGGTCCTCGTCTCGGACATCCAGCAGTACGGCGCGATGCCGGCCGACAAGGCGCTCAAGGTCACGGCCGACGTGCTCGCCGCGCTCGAGGTCAGCCACGAGATGGGCCTGGTCCACCGCGACATCAAGCCCGGCAACGTGATGCAGACCAAGCGCGGCGTGGTCAAGGTCATGGACTTCGGCATCGCGCGGGCCATGCAGTCCGGGGTCACGTCGATGACCCAGACCGGCATGGTCGTCGGCACCCCTCAGTACCTCTCCCCCGAGCAGGCCCTCGGGCGCGCGGTGGACGCCCGCTCCGACCTCTACTCGGTCGGCATCATGCTCTTCCAGCTGCTGACGGGCCGGCTGCCCTTCGACGCCGACTCCCCGCTGGCCATCGCGTACGCGCATGTACAGGAGGAGCCGGTCGCCCCGTCGACCGTCAACCGGGCGGTGACGCCGGCGATGGACGCGCTCGTCGCCCGCGCGCTGAGAAAGAACCCGAACGAGCGGTTCCCGAGCGCCGCCGCGATGCGCGACGAGTGCCTCCGGGTGCTCTCCGCCGGTCAGACCGGCGCGCCGATGATCGTCCCCGGCGGCCCTGTCAGCAGCGGCGCGGGCGTCGGCTCGGCGGTCTTCCCGCCCGTCGGCCAGACCCCGCCGCCGGGACCGCACTCCGGACCGCACGGGGTGCAGCACCCCTACCAGCCGCCGACGCCGCAGCCCGGACCGTACGGTCCGGCGACCCCGGCGCCCGCCTCCTCGTACGGATACCCGCAGCAGGCGCCGACGCCCGCTCCGGCGTACTCGGCTCCCGCCCCGCAGGCCTCGTACCAGCAGCCCACCCCCGCGCCGTACTCCCCGGTGCACACGCCCGCGCCGAGCCCGGCGGGTGGCGGTGCGCGACGGAACACGCCGATGATCGTGGGTGCCGCCGTCGTCGCCCTGCTCGCGATCGGCGGTCTGCTCGTGGCCCTCAACCTCAACAAGGACGACGACCCCAACGCCGGCGGCACGGGTGGGGGCACGGGTGGCACGGAGACCCAGCAGAGCCAGTCCGCGGCGCCCGGGCACAAGGGTCCGGACCTGACCAAGACGATCGACCCGAAGAAGTGCACGCAGCCGACCGAGTCGAGTGACGACCCCGAGAAGTTCGAGGTCCCCAACTTCACCTACAAGAACATCCAGTCGGTGAAGGAGTGCATCCAGGCGGCCGGCTGGAAGCTCATGACCCAGCGCCCGGTGGACGAGGCGACGTACGGCGAGGGCACGGTCCTCGAGCAGTACCCGCCGGCGGGCCAGGACATCGACGCCAAGGACGCCGAGTTCACCCTCAACATCTCGACGGGCAACCCGGGACAGTAG
- a CDS encoding PadR family transcriptional regulator, translated as MSIRHGLLALLERGPRYGSQLRTEFESRTGSTWPLNVGQVYTTLSRLERDGMVAQGGEDAAGHALYAITESGRAELRSWFEKPVDRTSPARDELAIKLAMAVGAPSIDIRDVIQSQRRHTVKAMQDYTRLKAQALIAVESGGARERDDIAWLLVLEQLIFQTEAEARWLDHCESRLIRLSATAADTGSARGTTPGSTTGSTSAAGAAEAPAASAPPGTAAEAPTETAPPEAASPVAGAR; from the coding sequence ATGTCGATCCGCCACGGGCTTCTCGCCCTCCTCGAACGCGGCCCTCGGTACGGCTCCCAGCTCCGTACGGAGTTCGAGTCCCGCACCGGTTCCACCTGGCCGCTCAACGTCGGCCAGGTCTACACGACCCTCAGCCGGCTGGAGCGCGACGGCATGGTCGCCCAGGGCGGCGAGGACGCGGCCGGCCACGCGCTCTACGCGATCACGGAGAGCGGCCGCGCCGAGCTCAGGTCCTGGTTCGAGAAGCCGGTGGACCGCACCAGCCCCGCCCGTGACGAGCTCGCCATCAAGCTCGCCATGGCCGTCGGCGCCCCCAGCATCGACATCCGCGACGTCATCCAGTCCCAGCGCCGGCACACCGTGAAGGCCATGCAGGACTACACCCGCCTCAAGGCCCAGGCCCTCATCGCCGTCGAGAGCGGCGGGGCGCGGGAGCGGGACGACATCGCCTGGCTGCTCGTCCTGGAACAGCTGATCTTCCAGACGGAGGCCGAGGCGCGCTGGCTGGACCACTGCGAATCCCGGCTGATCCGCCTCTCGGCGACGGCCGCGGACACCGGATCCGCCCGGGGGACCACGCCCGGAAGCACCACCGGAAGCACCTCCGCGGCCGGGGCAGCCGAGGCACCTGCCGCGTCCGCGCCGCCCGGCACCGCTGCCGAAGCGCCCACCGAAACCGCACCACCCGAGGCCGCGTCACCCGTCGCCGGGGCGCGCTGA
- a CDS encoding ABC transporter ATP-binding protein produces the protein MSAQQPVLQLQNLTRVHGAGATEVHALRGIDLAVYPGELVAVMGPSGSGKSTLLTIAGGLDAPTSGRVIVEDTDITQASVKELAALRRRSIGYVFQDYNLIPALTAAENVALPRELDGTSSRKARVEALKALEEMSLGHLADRFPDEMSGGQQQRVAIARALVGERRLVLADEPTGALDSETGESVLALLRSRCDAGAAGVLVTHEPRFAAWADRVVFLRDGAIVDQTVRSEADSLLSGQVAEA, from the coding sequence ATGTCCGCACAGCAGCCCGTGCTGCAACTCCAGAACCTGACCCGCGTCCATGGCGCGGGTGCCACCGAGGTGCATGCCCTGCGCGGCATCGACCTCGCCGTGTACCCGGGTGAACTCGTCGCCGTCATGGGCCCGTCCGGCTCCGGCAAGTCCACACTCCTCACCATCGCCGGCGGCCTCGACGCCCCCACCTCGGGCCGCGTGATCGTCGAGGACACCGACATCACCCAGGCGAGCGTCAAGGAGCTCGCGGCCCTGCGCCGCCGCAGCATCGGCTACGTCTTCCAGGACTACAACCTCATCCCGGCCCTCACCGCCGCCGAGAACGTGGCCCTGCCCCGCGAGCTGGACGGGACCTCCTCCCGCAAGGCACGCGTCGAGGCCCTCAAGGCCCTGGAGGAGATGAGCCTCGGTCACCTCGCCGACCGCTTCCCCGACGAGATGTCCGGTGGTCAGCAGCAGCGCGTGGCCATCGCCCGCGCGCTCGTCGGCGAGCGCCGGCTGGTCCTCGCCGACGAGCCGACCGGTGCCCTCGACTCCGAGACCGGCGAGTCGGTGCTCGCCCTGCTCCGCAGCCGCTGCGACGCCGGCGCCGCCGGTGTCCTCGTCACCCACGAGCCGCGGTTCGCGGCCTGGGCGGACCGGGTCGTGTTCCTGCGGGACGGCGCCATCGTCGACCAGACCGTGCGCAGCGAGGCCGATTCCCTGCTGTCGGGCCAGGTGGCTGAGGCGTGA
- a CDS encoding ABC transporter permease, giving the protein MKTWLHSWRAAIRIARRDAWRSKGRSALVLAMIALPILGVSALDLTFRSSELSPAERADRMIGAADAQFKDPGYGGEPVFQDPVGEMSTPAKDYKDTAWPSGPTDVTKTFPAGSTVLTDRSGTAKLTTKHGLLVTQVRELKTADPVARGITTLLEGRHPEKNDEIIATSNFLESSGLSIGSTLSARNFDRPYRIVGSYEIPDELNAVQVNALPGAFLAPYASAVEKAGLQKPDTSTTFLVRASGGFTWNMVKELNTKGVVVSSRAVILDPPANSEVPLFQKDGWGDFETSTVGNATELAAIGTVVGLAMLEICLLAGPAFAVGARRSRRQLGLVGANGGARSHIRAIVLSGGLVIGVAAAVTGTVLALILTKALQPYLEETMGQRFGAFDIRPLEILGIALLAVLTGLLAAIVPAITASRQTVLASLTGRRGVRRSSRVLPLIGLAALLIGGAIALFGSIVSQQFIIVAGGSAVAELGVVAMTPALVGLFGRAGRWLPLSPRLALRDAVRNRGRTAPAVAAVLAAVAGTVAVSTYMASEEAQHRAEYTAQMPHGTVSAFVTEEGGRDVPAVREAIQRYVPVDVRADVARVSVGKPSCQPWDSGPGCGRYEVVVPPANECPMYASLPGGGDASEKYTPEQRRKMLTEDWRCKEGRSSGMYVSDGGLLVGDAALLKVLGLDDAATVKALDEGKVVSFNPVNIDKSGMFGIKQITDLAAADKASQESKPAPGKVTRLPAYQVPGNEKSYGVQALITPAAAKAAGLATVPLGMYAGTDRLPDTTARQKLDGELTKLGSTVDLRVEEGFVNANSLILLSLAIFAGLVTIGAAGIATGLAQADAEADLKTLAAVGAPPRVRRTLSGFQCGVVAAMGVILGSAAGVLPAMGLRLNEERLQIRFHEEAVAQGWSAATDVPYVPIIIPWETLAGLLVAVPVGAALLAALVTRSRGALSRREAT; this is encoded by the coding sequence GTGAAGACCTGGCTCCACTCCTGGCGCGCCGCGATCCGGATCGCCCGCCGCGACGCCTGGCGTTCCAAGGGCCGCAGCGCCCTCGTCCTCGCCATGATCGCCCTGCCGATCCTGGGTGTCAGCGCCCTCGATCTGACCTTCCGCAGCTCCGAGCTGTCCCCCGCCGAGCGGGCGGACCGCATGATCGGCGCGGCCGATGCCCAGTTCAAGGACCCCGGCTACGGCGGGGAGCCGGTCTTCCAGGACCCGGTCGGCGAGATGAGCACGCCGGCCAAGGACTACAAGGACACGGCGTGGCCGAGCGGCCCCACCGACGTCACCAAGACCTTCCCCGCGGGTTCCACGGTCCTCACGGACAGGTCGGGCACGGCCAAGCTGACCACGAAGCACGGTCTGCTCGTGACCCAGGTGCGTGAGCTCAAGACGGCCGATCCGGTCGCCCGGGGCATCACGACCCTGCTGGAGGGGCGCCACCCGGAGAAGAACGACGAGATCATCGCGACCTCGAACTTCCTGGAGAGCAGCGGTCTGTCGATCGGCTCGACCCTTTCCGCGCGCAACTTCGACCGCCCGTACCGGATCGTCGGCTCGTACGAGATTCCCGACGAGCTGAACGCCGTCCAGGTCAACGCGCTCCCGGGGGCCTTCCTCGCGCCGTACGCGAGCGCCGTCGAGAAGGCCGGTCTGCAGAAGCCCGACACCAGCACCACGTTCCTGGTGCGCGCGTCCGGTGGTTTCACGTGGAACATGGTCAAGGAGCTCAACACCAAGGGTGTCGTCGTCTCCTCGCGTGCCGTGATCCTCGACCCGCCCGCGAACTCCGAGGTCCCGCTCTTCCAGAAGGACGGTTGGGGCGACTTCGAGACCAGCACGGTGGGCAACGCCACGGAACTCGCCGCCATCGGCACCGTCGTCGGTCTGGCGATGCTGGAGATCTGTCTGCTCGCCGGACCCGCGTTCGCGGTCGGCGCCCGTCGCTCGCGCCGCCAGCTCGGTCTGGTCGGTGCCAACGGCGGTGCCCGCAGCCACATCCGGGCCATCGTGCTGAGCGGCGGTCTGGTCATCGGTGTCGCCGCGGCGGTCACCGGTACGGTCCTCGCCCTGATCCTCACCAAGGCGCTCCAGCCGTACCTCGAGGAGACCATGGGCCAGCGGTTCGGGGCCTTCGACATCCGGCCGCTCGAAATCCTCGGCATCGCCCTGCTCGCCGTGCTGACCGGTCTGCTCGCGGCCATCGTGCCGGCGATCACCGCCTCGCGGCAGACCGTCCTCGCCTCGCTCACCGGTCGGCGCGGCGTCCGCCGCAGCAGCCGGGTGCTGCCCCTGATCGGCCTCGCGGCCCTTCTGATCGGTGGCGCCATCGCGCTCTTCGGCTCCATCGTCAGCCAGCAGTTCATCATCGTGGCGGGCGGCTCGGCCGTCGCGGAGCTGGGCGTCGTCGCCATGACCCCGGCCCTGGTCGGCCTGTTCGGACGGGCCGGGCGCTGGCTGCCGCTGTCGCCGCGGCTCGCCCTGCGGGACGCCGTGCGCAACCGGGGCCGCACGGCACCCGCGGTCGCCGCCGTCCTCGCCGCCGTCGCCGGTACGGTCGCCGTCTCCACGTACATGGCCAGCGAGGAGGCTCAGCACAGGGCCGAGTACACGGCCCAGATGCCGCACGGGACCGTCTCCGCGTTCGTCACCGAGGAAGGCGGCCGGGACGTCCCCGCGGTCCGCGAGGCGATCCAGCGGTACGTCCCCGTCGACGTCCGGGCGGATGTCGCGCGCGTCTCGGTCGGCAAGCCCAGCTGCCAGCCGTGGGACAGCGGCCCGGGCTGCGGCCGTTACGAGGTCGTCGTCCCCCCGGCGAACGAGTGCCCGATGTACGCGTCGCTGCCCGGCGGCGGAGACGCCTCGGAGAAGTACACGCCCGAGCAGCGGCGGAAGATGCTCACCGAGGACTGGCGGTGCAAGGAGGGCCGGAGCAGCGGGATGTACGTCTCCGACGGCGGGCTGCTCGTCGGTGACGCCGCGCTTCTGAAGGTCCTCGGCCTCGACGACGCCGCGACCGTGAAGGCGCTCGACGAGGGCAAGGTCGTCAGCTTCAACCCCGTCAACATCGACAAGAGCGGCATGTTCGGGATCAAGCAGATCACCGACCTCGCCGCGGCCGACAAGGCCTCCCAGGAGAGCAAGCCCGCTCCCGGCAAGGTCACCCGCCTGCCCGCCTACCAGGTGCCCGGGAACGAGAAGTCCTACGGCGTCCAGGCCCTGATCACCCCGGCCGCCGCCAAGGCCGCCGGTCTCGCGACGGTGCCGCTCGGCATGTACGCCGGCACCGACCGGCTGCCCGACACCACCGCACGCCAGAAGCTCGACGGCGAGCTCACCAAGCTCGGCAGCACCGTGGATCTCCGCGTGGAGGAAGGATTCGTCAACGCCAACAGCCTCATCCTGCTGTCGCTGGCGATCTTCGCGGGGCTCGTCACCATCGGCGCCGCCGGCATCGCCACCGGGCTCGCCCAGGCCGACGCCGAGGCCGATCTGAAGACGCTCGCCGCCGTGGGCGCCCCGCCGCGGGTCCGCCGGACCCTCAGCGGCTTCCAGTGCGGCGTGGTCGCCGCGATGGGCGTGATCCTCGGCTCGGCCGCCGGAGTGCTGCCGGCGATGGGCCTCCGGCTCAACGAGGAACGGCTGCAGATCCGCTTCCACGAGGAGGCCGTCGCCCAGGGCTGGAGCGCGGCCACGGACGTGCCGTACGTCCCGATCATCATTCCCTGGGAGACCCTCGCCGGTCTGCTCGTCGCCGTACCCGTGGGTGCCGCGCTGCTCGCCGCCCTGGTGACCCGCTCGCGCGGCGCGCTCTCCCGGCGCGAGGCGACCTGA
- a CDS encoding bacterial proteasome activator family protein: MEMPRNDRSQESPQVLIVGQDGMALGGTQGDDEPREVPVTEMVEQPAKVMRIGSMIKQLLEEVRAAPLDEASRVRLKDIHASSVKELEDGLAPELVEELERLSLPFTDEAIPSEAELRIAQAQLVGWLEGLFHGIQTALFAQQMAARAQLEQMRRALPPGASHDDDDDDRGHGHAVRSGPYL, from the coding sequence ATGGAGATGCCGAGGAATGACAGGTCGCAGGAGAGCCCCCAGGTCCTCATCGTGGGACAGGACGGGATGGCGCTCGGCGGCACTCAGGGCGACGACGAACCCCGCGAGGTCCCGGTGACGGAAATGGTCGAGCAGCCTGCGAAGGTCATGCGGATCGGCAGCATGATCAAGCAGCTCCTGGAGGAAGTACGCGCGGCACCTCTCGACGAGGCCAGCCGCGTCAGGCTCAAGGACATCCACGCCAGCTCCGTGAAGGAGCTGGAGGACGGGCTCGCCCCCGAGCTGGTCGAGGAACTGGAGCGGCTCTCCCTGCCGTTCACGGACGAGGCGATCCCCTCCGAGGCGGAGCTGCGCATCGCGCAGGCGCAGCTCGTGGGCTGGCTCGAGGGCCTCTTCCACGGCATCCAGACGGCGCTGTTCGCCCAGCAGATGGCGGCCCGCGCCCAGCTGGAGCAGATGCGCAGGGCGCTCCCGCCGGGTGCGTCGCACGACGATGACGACGACGACCGCGGCCACGGCCACGCCGTCCGCTCCGGGCCGTACCTGTAG
- a CDS encoding NAD(P)H-quinone oxidoreductase: protein MYAITIPEPGGPEALVWAEVPDPVPGEGEVLVEVVASAVNRADLLQRQGFYDPPPGSSPYPGLECSGRIAALGPGVSGWAVGDEVCALLAGGGYAEKVVVPAGQLLPVPEGIDLATAAALPEVACTVWSNIFMIAHLRPGETLLVHGGASGIGTMAIQLAKAVGARVAVTAGGPGKLARCAELGADILIDYREQDFVEELAKATDGAGADVILDIVGAKYLERNVKALAVNGRLVVIGLQGGVKGELNLGALLAKRAAVMATTLRARPADEKAAIVAAVREHVWPLIGAGTVRPVVDRTLPLNDAAEGHRALESGTHVGKVLLVTPQG from the coding sequence ATGTATGCGATCACGATTCCGGAACCCGGTGGTCCCGAGGCCCTCGTCTGGGCCGAGGTGCCCGATCCCGTACCCGGCGAGGGCGAGGTCCTCGTCGAGGTGGTGGCGAGCGCGGTGAACCGCGCCGATCTGCTCCAGCGCCAGGGCTTCTACGACCCGCCGCCGGGCAGCTCGCCGTACCCCGGCCTGGAGTGCTCGGGCCGGATCGCCGCGCTCGGCCCGGGGGTGTCCGGCTGGGCCGTCGGCGACGAGGTCTGCGCGCTGCTCGCCGGTGGCGGATACGCGGAGAAGGTCGTCGTCCCCGCCGGGCAGCTGCTCCCGGTGCCTGAGGGAATCGACCTGGCCACGGCCGCGGCGCTTCCCGAGGTCGCCTGCACGGTCTGGTCCAACATCTTCATGATCGCCCACCTGCGTCCCGGCGAGACGCTGCTCGTGCACGGCGGTGCGAGCGGGATCGGCACGATGGCGATCCAGCTGGCGAAGGCGGTCGGGGCGCGGGTCGCGGTCACGGCCGGAGGCCCCGGGAAGCTGGCACGCTGCGCCGAGCTCGGCGCGGACATCCTCATCGACTACCGCGAGCAGGACTTCGTCGAGGAGCTGGCCAAGGCGACGGACGGAGCGGGTGCGGACGTCATCCTGGACATCGTCGGCGCCAAGTACCTGGAGCGGAACGTGAAGGCGCTGGCCGTGAACGGCCGGCTCGTCGTCATCGGCCTCCAGGGCGGCGTCAAGGGCGAGCTGAACCTCGGGGCGCTGCTCGCGAAGCGCGCCGCGGTGATGGCGACCACGCTGCGGGCCCGTCCCGCGGACGAGAAGGCGGCGATCGTGGCCGCCGTACGGGAGCACGTCTGGCCCCTGATCGGCGCGGGCACGGTCAGGCCGGTCGTCGACCGGACGCTTCCGCTGAACGACGCCGCGGAGGGTCACCGGGCGCTGGAATCCGGCACTCACGTGGGCAAGGTCCTGCTGGTGACCCCCCAGGGCTGA
- a CDS encoding potassium channel family protein has product MARHADERISGPQIKLPRREVERPLRQVGKRLLMALGVLAVTVLIVYVDRSGYHDNANETLDFLDCAYYATVTLSTTGYGDIVPYSDSARLANILLVTPLRVLFLIILVGTTLEVLTERTREEFRLNRWRSTLRDHTVIVGFGTKGRSAIQTLCATGLSKDQIVIVDPSNKVIETANADGFVGVVGDATRSDVLLRAEVQRARQIVIATQRDDTAVLVTLTARQLNRGAKIVAAVREEENAPLLRQSGADAVITSASAAGRLLGLSVLSPSAGTVMEDLIQQGSGLDLVERPVTKSEVGKSVRETGDLVVSVLRGHRLLGYDDPAASPLQLTDRVITIVRAAPVTPLRTPPED; this is encoded by the coding sequence ATGGCCCGCCACGCGGACGAACGGATCTCCGGTCCGCAGATCAAGCTGCCGCGCCGGGAGGTCGAACGTCCCCTGCGCCAGGTCGGCAAGCGGCTCCTGATGGCCCTCGGCGTGCTGGCCGTGACGGTCCTCATCGTCTACGTCGACCGCTCGGGCTATCACGACAACGCCAACGAGACGCTCGACTTCCTCGACTGCGCCTACTACGCGACCGTCACGCTCTCCACCACCGGATACGGCGACATCGTCCCGTACAGCGACTCGGCGCGACTCGCCAACATCCTGCTGGTCACGCCCCTGCGCGTGCTGTTTCTGATCATCCTGGTCGGCACCACCCTCGAGGTCCTCACGGAGCGGACCCGCGAGGAGTTCCGGCTGAATCGCTGGAGGTCCACCTTGCGCGACCACACCGTCATCGTCGGCTTCGGCACCAAGGGGCGGTCCGCGATCCAGACGCTCTGCGCGACCGGTCTCAGCAAGGACCAGATCGTCATCGTCGATCCCTCCAACAAGGTGATCGAGACGGCGAACGCGGACGGCTTCGTCGGCGTGGTCGGCGACGCGACCCGCAGCGACGTCCTGCTCCGCGCCGAGGTGCAGCGGGCCCGGCAGATCGTCATCGCCACCCAGCGCGACGACACGGCCGTCCTGGTCACCCTCACGGCCCGGCAGCTCAACCGGGGCGCGAAGATCGTCGCCGCGGTCCGCGAGGAGGAGAACGCGCCGCTGCTGCGCCAGTCCGGCGCGGACGCGGTCATCACCAGTGCCAGCGCCGCGGGGCGCCTGCTCGGCCTCTCCGTGCTGAGCCCCAGCGCCGGCACGGTGATGGAGGACCTCATCCAGCAGGGCTCCGGCCTCGACCTGGTGGAGCGCCCGGTGACCAAGAGCGAGGTCGGAAAGAGCGTGCGGGAGACCGGTGACCTGGTCGTGAGCGTGCTCCGCGGCCACCGGCTGCTCGGTTACGACGACCCCGCGGCCAGCCCGCTCCAGCTCACCGACCGGGTGATCACCATCGTGCGCGCCGCGCCGGTCACCCCGCTCAGGACGCCGCCGGAGGACTGA